In Struthio camelus isolate bStrCam1 chromosome 13, bStrCam1.hap1, whole genome shotgun sequence, the following are encoded in one genomic region:
- the GRPEL2 gene encoding grpE protein homolog 2, mitochondrial — protein MAGRSLRAARQRLGPVLSLGARRPGRLHFRGSSFVFSTAAQQRSTGDECGPEDPHDEPKHPLSERALEHKAIKLEEQVRDLTERYRKALADSENVRRRTQKFVEDAKLFGIQSFCRDLVEVADILEKTAESAAGEAEPSNPNPTLKKIYEGLSLIEAKLQSVFAKHGLQKMNPVGGKYDPYDHEIVCHVPAEGMQPGTIALVTQDGYKLHGRTIRHALVGVAVESQE, from the exons ATGGCGGGCCGCTCCCTGCGGGCGGCGCGGCAGCGCCTCGGGCCCGTCCTCTCCCTGGGCGCGCGGCGGCCCGGCAG GTTACATTTCAGAGGTTCCTCATTTGTGTTCAgcactgcagctcagcagagaagtACAGGAGACGAGTGTGGCCCAGAAGATCCCCATGATGAGCCAAAGCATCCCCTTTCTGAACGTGCTTTAGAGCACAAAGCCATCAAATTGGAAGAACAAGTCCGGGATTTAACT GAGCGATACCGGAAAGCTTTGGCAGATTCTGAGAATGTCCGGAGGAGAACACAGAAATTTGTGGAAGATGCCAAACTCTTTG GGATCCAGAGTTTCTGCAGGGACCTTGTGGAGGTAGCAGATATCTTGGAGAAGACTGCTGAGAGTGCGGCAGGAGAAGCGGAGCCTAGTAATCCAAATCCGACCTTAAAGAAAATCTACGAAGGCCTCTCTCTCATAGAGGCCAAATTGCAAAGTGTATTTGCCAAACACGGCCTTCAGAAGATGAACCCTGTCGGTGGCAAATATGATCCATACGACCATGAAATAGTCTGCCATGTACCAGCTGAGGGAATGCAGCCAGGCACAATAGCACTGGTGACTCAGGATGGCTATAAACTCCACGGGCGCACTATCAGACATGCACTGGTCGGTGTGGCAGTAGAGTCACAGGAATGA
- the AFAP1L1 gene encoding actin filament-associated protein 1-like 1 isoform X1, translated as MDRQSVLDQLLPELSVLLKLLDHEYLSSTTQEKKLAVSTILQKLQPPPGKDVDYMYVNTASLNNGTSFVESLFEEFDCDLRDLQDMQEEDGDASDGIGLELARSQPAKNVAVDPPPPLPTTPPPEDYYEEALPLGPGKAPEYITSRNSSSPPNSIEDGYYEDADSNYPVTRMNGEQKNSYNDSDAMSSSYESYDEEEEEGKGQQLTHQWPSEEASMNLVKDCRICAFLLRKKRFGQWAKQLTIIRDNKLLCYKSSKDRQPHVEVPLGTCNVIYVPKDGRRKKHELRFSLPGAEALVLAVQSKEQAEEWLKVIKEASSAGAGGLEAPTSPVVPRKMDLDKRLSQEKHTSDSDSVATGETCSPVARREPCEHGKGKKSGLADLKGSMSRAAGRKITRIISFSKKKPSPEDTQTSSTEEDIPCCGYLNVLVNQCWKERWCCLKGNTLYFHKDRTDLRTHVNAIVLRGCEVVPGLGPKHPFAFRILRNGQEVSALEASCSEDLGRWLGLLLVETGSQTAPEALHYDYVDVETIANIVTAVRHSYLWASSSQDSRTDSSRVVYDDVPYEKVQAEEQPARPAGAQVKRHASSCSEKSRRVDPQVKVKRHASNANQYRYGKNRAEEDARRFLTEKEKLEKEKAAIRSELVLLRKEKRELREATKGCTGQKLQELEQRVAELEERCRRKEERRVDLELKLTEVKERLKQSLAGGPALGLAVTGKAENGEAASKPNGSPPEHLVPVNCAAEMRKRSPSILPANKGNVLRKAQEWEKKQT; from the exons GCAGCCGCCCCCAG ggaaggacgTGGACTACATGTACGTGAACACGGCGTCCCTGAACAATGGCACCAGCTTCGTGGAGTCTCTCTTCGAGGAGTTCG ACTGTGACCTGCGGGATCTCCAGGACAtgcaggaggaggatggggatgcCAGCGATGGCATTGGCTTGGAGCTTGCAAGGAGCCAGCCAGCAAAAAAT GTTGCTGTGGACCCTCCTCCACCACTACCCACCACTCCTCCACCTGAAGATTACTACGAGGAAGCCCTGCCTCTGGGCCCGGGCAAAGCTCCGGAGTACATCACGTCCCGCA ACAGCTCCAGCCCCCCAAACTCGATCGAAGATGGATATTATGAGGACGCAGACAGCAACTACCCCGTCACCAGGATGAACGGGGAGCAAAAAAACTCCT ACAATGACTCGGATGCGATGAGCAGCTCTTATGAGTCGTacgatgaggaggaggaggaggggaagggccaGCAGCTGACACATCAGTGGCCGTCAGAGGAAGCCTCCATGAACCTGGTGAAGGACTGTAGGATTTGCGCTTTCCTGTTGCGTAAGAAGCGTTTTGGACAATGGGCCAAGCAGCTCACCATCATACGGGACAACAAACTGCTG TGCTACAAAAGCTCCAAAGACCGGCAGCCACATGTGGAAGTGCCCCTGGGCACCTGCAATGTCATCTACGTCCCCAAGGACGGGCGGCGCAAGAAGCACGAGCTGCGTTTCTCGCTGCCGGGGGCCGAGGCGCTGGTGCTGGCCGTGCAGAGCAAAGAGCAGGCTGAGGAGTGGCTGAAG GTGATCAAGGAGGCGAGCAGCGCGGGAGCGGGCGGGCTGGAAGCTCCCACGTCCCCAGTGGTGCCGCGCAAGATGGACCTGGACAAG AGGCTGTCGCAGGAGAAGCACACTTCCGACTCAGACAGCGTGGCGACAGGCGAGACCTGCTCCCCCGTGGCCCGCAGGGAGCCTTGCGAGCACG GGAAAGGCAAGAAGAGCGGCTTGGCTGACCTGAAGGGCTCCATGAGCCGGGCAGCGGGGAGGAAGATCACCAGGATCATCAGCTTCTCCAAGAAGAAGCCTTCCCCCGAGGACACGCAGACCTCCTCCACCGAGGAGGACATCCCTTGCTGCG GTTACCTCAACGTCCTGGTTAACCAGTGCTGGAAGGAGCGCTGGTGTTGCCTGAAGGGCAACACCCTCTACTTCCACAAGGACCGCACGGACTTACGGACCCACGTGAACGCCATCGTCCTCCGGGGCTGCGAGGTGGTGCCGGGACTGGGCCCCAAACACCCCTTCGCTTTCCGCATCCTTCGCAACGGGCAGGAGGTGTCCGCGCTGGAG GCAAGTTGCTCAGAAGATCTGGGCCGCTGGTTGGGCCTCCTCTTGGTGGAGACGGGCTCCCAGACAGCGCCCGAGGCCTTGCACTATGACTACGTGGATGTGGAGACGATCGCCAACATCGTGACGGCTGTGAGGCACTCCTACCT gtgGGCCAGCTCCTCCCAGGACAGCCGGACAGACTCCTCCCGCGTGGTCTATGATGACGTCCCCTACGAGAAGGTTCAG GCCGAggagcagccggcccggccggcgggagccCAGGTGAAGCGCCATgcctcctcctgcagcgagaAGTCGCGGCGAGTAGACCCGCAAGTCAAAGTGAAGAGGCACGCGTCGA ATGCCAACCAGTACAGGTACGGGAAGAACCGGGCGGAGGAGGACGCCAGGAGGTTTCTGACggagaaggagaagctggagaaggagaaagcgGCCATCCGCAGCGAGCTGGTGTTGCTgcggaaagagaagagagagctgcGGGAAGCCACGAAGGGCTGCACGG GGCagaagctgcaggagctggagcagcgcGTGGCGGAGCTGGAGGAGCGGTGCCGGCGCAAGGAGGAGCGCCGCGTCGACCTGGAGCTCAAGCTGACCGAAGTGAAGGAGCGGCTGAAGCAGTCGCTGGCGGGAGGGCCGGCCCTGGGGCTGGCCGTGACCGGCAAGGCGGAGAACGGG GAAGCAGCAAGCAAGCCCAATGGGAGCCCCCCCGAGCACTTGGTCCCCGTTAACTGTGCAGCTGAAATGAGGAAGAGGAGTCCCTCCATCCTCCCTGCCAACAAGGGGAACGTGCTGCGGAAGGCCCAG GAATGGGAAAAGAAGCAGACCTAA
- the PCYOX1L gene encoding prenylcysteine oxidase-like codes for MAPPPAALLLPLLPALAALLAGPAAAADAARPPPRSIAVVGAGIGGSAVAYFLQQHFGPQVQLDVYEKANVGGRLATVTVNKQQYESGSASLHSLNLHMQDFVKILGLKHRREVAGKSAIFSGEHFVLEETDWYLLNLFRLWWHYGISFLRLQMWVEEVMEKFMRIYKYQAYGYAFSSLEELLRSLGGEAFVNMTQRSVAESLLEVGVTQRFVDDVIAAVLRSSYGQSVLVPAFAGAMSLAGAQGSTWAVEGGNKLVCSGLLKLTKANVIPARVTGVSLHSSEGRALYQVHYEDGEGQGSGFYDMVVLTAPLHPSRSNFTFQNFEPPIADFPGAFQPTVTSVVHGYLNSSYFGFPDPKLFPFASILTTDTPDLFFNAMDNICPVNISSAFRRKQPQEAAVWRVLSQQPLDKQQLKTLFRSYYSVQVTEWQAYPHYDSAKSLPPIVLHDNLFYLSGVEWVASSMEMIAVAAKNVALLAYNRWYQDLEKIDQKDLMHKVKTEL; via the exons atggccccgccgcccgccgccctgctgctgccgctgctgccggccctcgccgccctcctggccgggcccgccgcggccgccgacgccgcccgccccccgccgcgcagcATCG CCGTGGTGGGGGCCGGGATCGGCGGCTCGGCCGTCGCCTACTTCCTGCAGCAGCACTTCGGGCCGCAGGTGCAGCTGGACGTGTACGAGAAGGCCAACGTCGGGGGGCGTCTGGCCACCGTCACCGTCAACAAGCAGCAGTACGAGAGCGGGAGCGCCTCCCTCCACTCCCTCAACCTGCACATGCAGGACTTCGTCAAGATCCTGG GCCTCAAGCACCGGCGCGAGGTGGCAGGGAAGAGCGCCATCTTCAGTGGGGAGCACTTTGTCCTGGAAGAGACAGACTGGTACCTGCTGAACCTCTTCCGGCTCTGGTGGCACTATGGGATCAGCTTCCTGCGCCTGCAGATGTGGGTGGAGGAGGTGATGGAGAAGTTCATGAG AATCTACAAGTACCAGGCGTACGGCTATGCCTTCTCcagcctggaggagctgctgcgctCACTGGGGGGTGAGGCCTTTGTCAACATGACGCAGCGCTCGGTGGCTGAGTCCCTGCTGGAGGTGGGTGTCACTCAGCGCTTCGTGGACGACGTCATCGCGGCCGTCCTGCGCTCCAGCTATGGCCAGTCGGTGTTGGTGCCTGCCTTTGCAG gaGCCATGTCCCTCGCAGGGGCCCAGGGCAGCACATGGGCAGTGGAAGGAGGCAACAAGCTGGTGTGTTCGGGTCTGCTGAAGCTGACCAAAGCTAACGTGATCCCTGCCCGGGTGACAGGCGTGTCTCTGCACAGCTCAG AAGGGAGAGCCCTGTACCAGGTGCACTACGAGGACGGCGAGGGCCAAGGCTCAGGTTTCTATGACATGGTGGTGCTGAcggctcccctgcaccccagcaggaGCAACTTCACCTTTCAGAACTTCGAGCCACCCATTGCCGACTTCCCCGGTGCCTTCCAGCCCACCGTCACCTCTGTGGTGCATGGCTACCTCAACTCTTCCTACTTTGGCTTCCCTGACCCTAAGCTTTTCCCCTTCGCTAGCATCCTCACCACTGACACCCCCGACCTCTTCTTCAATGCCATGGACAACATCTGTCCTGTCAACATCTCATCTGCTTTCCGTCGCAAGCAGCCCCAGGAGGCCGCCGTGTGGCGAGTCCTCTCCCAGCAGCCTCtggacaagcagcagctgaagaccCTCTTCCGGTCCTACTACTCAGTGCAGGTGACAGAGTGGCAGGCGTATCCCCACTATGACTCTGCCAAGTCCCTCCCGCCCATCGTGCTCCATGACAACCTCTTCTACCTCAGCGGCGTGGAGTGGGTGGCCAGCTCCATGGAAATGATAGCTGTGGCAGCCAAAAATGTGGCCCTCCTGGCTTATAACCGCTGGTATCAGGACCTGGAGAAAATTGACCAGAAGGACTTGATGCACAAGGTGAAAACTGAACTGTGA
- the IL17B gene encoding LOW QUALITY PROTEIN: interleukin-17B (The sequence of the model RefSeq protein was modified relative to this genomic sequence to represent the inferred CDS: substituted 1 base at 1 genomic stop codon) produces the protein MERAPNLLLFCIFTFAMVLVPEAKDQSKGAKGRRRGPARSPTTAPILAWAPDDTYTSMEDYEQSIQDMVRQLKNNSEPGDTKCQVNLRLWRSNRRSLSPWAYRXAWGRALPGRAEQQRCNATHFALLSLSSSINHDATRIPADIPEARCLCTGCINPFTMQEDRTMASIPIYSRLPVRRLLCQVPNEVGHKPSVKKCQKKYQTVMETVAVGCTCIF, from the exons ATGGAGCGGGCTCCAAACCTG CTTCTCTTCTGCATCTTCACCTTTGCCATGGTCCTGGTCCCAGAAGCAAAGGACCAAAGTAAAGGAgcgaagggaaggagaagggggccAGCACGGTCCCCCACAACGGCCCCCATCCTTGCCTGGGCCCCGGATGACACCTACACCTCCATGGAAGACTACGAGCAGAGCATCCAGGACATGGTACGCCAGCTCAAGAACAACTCCGAGCCAGGTGACACCAAGTGCCAGGTCAACCTGAGGCTCTGGAGGTCCAACCGGAGAAGCTTGTCCCCCTGGGCCTACAGGTGAGCTTGGGGCAGAGCTCTCCCAGGCAGGGCTGAGCAGC AGAGGTGCAATGCGACGCA CTTCGCgttgctttccctctcctccagcaTAAACCACGACGCAACACGGATCCCAGCAGACATCCCTGAGGCCCGGTGCCTCTGCACTGGCTGCATCAACCCCTTCACGATGCAGGAGGACCGCACCATGGCCAGCATTCCCATCTACAGCCGGCTGCCCGTCCGCCGGCTGCTCTGCCAGGTGCCCAACGAAGTGGGGCACAAGCCTTCTGTGAAGAAGTGTCAGAAGAAGTACCAGACAGTCATGGAGACCGTTGCTGTGGGCTGCACCTGCATCTTCTGA
- the AFAP1L1 gene encoding actin filament-associated protein 1-like 1 isoform X2, translating to MYVNTASLNNGTSFVESLFEEFDCDLRDLQDMQEEDGDASDGIGLELARSQPAKNVAVDPPPPLPTTPPPEDYYEEALPLGPGKAPEYITSRNSSSPPNSIEDGYYEDADSNYPVTRMNGEQKNSYNDSDAMSSSYESYDEEEEEGKGQQLTHQWPSEEASMNLVKDCRICAFLLRKKRFGQWAKQLTIIRDNKLLCYKSSKDRQPHVEVPLGTCNVIYVPKDGRRKKHELRFSLPGAEALVLAVQSKEQAEEWLKVIKEASSAGAGGLEAPTSPVVPRKMDLDKRLSQEKHTSDSDSVATGETCSPVARREPCEHGKGKKSGLADLKGSMSRAAGRKITRIISFSKKKPSPEDTQTSSTEEDIPCCGYLNVLVNQCWKERWCCLKGNTLYFHKDRTDLRTHVNAIVLRGCEVVPGLGPKHPFAFRILRNGQEVSALEASCSEDLGRWLGLLLVETGSQTAPEALHYDYVDVETIANIVTAVRHSYLWASSSQDSRTDSSRVVYDDVPYEKVQAEEQPARPAGAQVKRHASSCSEKSRRVDPQVKVKRHASNANQYRYGKNRAEEDARRFLTEKEKLEKEKAAIRSELVLLRKEKRELREATKGCTGQKLQELEQRVAELEERCRRKEERRVDLELKLTEVKERLKQSLAGGPALGLAVTGKAENGEAASKPNGSPPEHLVPVNCAAEMRKRSPSILPANKGNVLRKAQEWEKKQT from the exons ATGTACGTGAACACGGCGTCCCTGAACAATGGCACCAGCTTCGTGGAGTCTCTCTTCGAGGAGTTCG ACTGTGACCTGCGGGATCTCCAGGACAtgcaggaggaggatggggatgcCAGCGATGGCATTGGCTTGGAGCTTGCAAGGAGCCAGCCAGCAAAAAAT GTTGCTGTGGACCCTCCTCCACCACTACCCACCACTCCTCCACCTGAAGATTACTACGAGGAAGCCCTGCCTCTGGGCCCGGGCAAAGCTCCGGAGTACATCACGTCCCGCA ACAGCTCCAGCCCCCCAAACTCGATCGAAGATGGATATTATGAGGACGCAGACAGCAACTACCCCGTCACCAGGATGAACGGGGAGCAAAAAAACTCCT ACAATGACTCGGATGCGATGAGCAGCTCTTATGAGTCGTacgatgaggaggaggaggaggggaagggccaGCAGCTGACACATCAGTGGCCGTCAGAGGAAGCCTCCATGAACCTGGTGAAGGACTGTAGGATTTGCGCTTTCCTGTTGCGTAAGAAGCGTTTTGGACAATGGGCCAAGCAGCTCACCATCATACGGGACAACAAACTGCTG TGCTACAAAAGCTCCAAAGACCGGCAGCCACATGTGGAAGTGCCCCTGGGCACCTGCAATGTCATCTACGTCCCCAAGGACGGGCGGCGCAAGAAGCACGAGCTGCGTTTCTCGCTGCCGGGGGCCGAGGCGCTGGTGCTGGCCGTGCAGAGCAAAGAGCAGGCTGAGGAGTGGCTGAAG GTGATCAAGGAGGCGAGCAGCGCGGGAGCGGGCGGGCTGGAAGCTCCCACGTCCCCAGTGGTGCCGCGCAAGATGGACCTGGACAAG AGGCTGTCGCAGGAGAAGCACACTTCCGACTCAGACAGCGTGGCGACAGGCGAGACCTGCTCCCCCGTGGCCCGCAGGGAGCCTTGCGAGCACG GGAAAGGCAAGAAGAGCGGCTTGGCTGACCTGAAGGGCTCCATGAGCCGGGCAGCGGGGAGGAAGATCACCAGGATCATCAGCTTCTCCAAGAAGAAGCCTTCCCCCGAGGACACGCAGACCTCCTCCACCGAGGAGGACATCCCTTGCTGCG GTTACCTCAACGTCCTGGTTAACCAGTGCTGGAAGGAGCGCTGGTGTTGCCTGAAGGGCAACACCCTCTACTTCCACAAGGACCGCACGGACTTACGGACCCACGTGAACGCCATCGTCCTCCGGGGCTGCGAGGTGGTGCCGGGACTGGGCCCCAAACACCCCTTCGCTTTCCGCATCCTTCGCAACGGGCAGGAGGTGTCCGCGCTGGAG GCAAGTTGCTCAGAAGATCTGGGCCGCTGGTTGGGCCTCCTCTTGGTGGAGACGGGCTCCCAGACAGCGCCCGAGGCCTTGCACTATGACTACGTGGATGTGGAGACGATCGCCAACATCGTGACGGCTGTGAGGCACTCCTACCT gtgGGCCAGCTCCTCCCAGGACAGCCGGACAGACTCCTCCCGCGTGGTCTATGATGACGTCCCCTACGAGAAGGTTCAG GCCGAggagcagccggcccggccggcgggagccCAGGTGAAGCGCCATgcctcctcctgcagcgagaAGTCGCGGCGAGTAGACCCGCAAGTCAAAGTGAAGAGGCACGCGTCGA ATGCCAACCAGTACAGGTACGGGAAGAACCGGGCGGAGGAGGACGCCAGGAGGTTTCTGACggagaaggagaagctggagaaggagaaagcgGCCATCCGCAGCGAGCTGGTGTTGCTgcggaaagagaagagagagctgcGGGAAGCCACGAAGGGCTGCACGG GGCagaagctgcaggagctggagcagcgcGTGGCGGAGCTGGAGGAGCGGTGCCGGCGCAAGGAGGAGCGCCGCGTCGACCTGGAGCTCAAGCTGACCGAAGTGAAGGAGCGGCTGAAGCAGTCGCTGGCGGGAGGGCCGGCCCTGGGGCTGGCCGTGACCGGCAAGGCGGAGAACGGG GAAGCAGCAAGCAAGCCCAATGGGAGCCCCCCCGAGCACTTGGTCCCCGTTAACTGTGCAGCTGAAATGAGGAAGAGGAGTCCCTCCATCCTCCCTGCCAACAAGGGGAACGTGCTGCGGAAGGCCCAG GAATGGGAAAAGAAGCAGACCTAA